One genomic segment of Coffea arabica cultivar ET-39 chromosome 6e, Coffea Arabica ET-39 HiFi, whole genome shotgun sequence includes these proteins:
- the LOC113693691 gene encoding probable protein ABIL5 isoform X1, giving the protein MKGRSSKSLCLCVWKSFKFRVRVTFYLFFMVHLNTSILPCLQELKDLCSHLRRAANYCETSFSNAKEKRTVVENTKEYISRAVVTVVDHLGSVSANLECRLLNTNSVSETELRIDSLKERIRTWEKYSHLLALRSHCWNADFPRYHCRYILPPSPGLQRTNTTVSRQIAARTAEFQTGEVPLFLYTHNCKPSLVENSTSDESSEKRKSFSIPVLPVRDGLPVKYQHPNFHFQESPKLKRSMLSWKLAQNKDLRSVFIRRGKRTLA; this is encoded by the exons ATGAAGGGACGCAGTTCGAAAAGTCTCTGCTTGTGCGTATGGAAATCTTTCAAATTCCGCGTGCGTGTAACGTTCTACTTGTTTTTCATGGTTCATCTGAATACTTCTATCTTGCCTTGTTTGCAGGAACTCAAGGACTTGTGCTCTCATCTTCGCCGTGCTGCAAATTATTGCGAGACGAGTTTCTCGAATGCTAAGGAGAAGAGAAC TGTGGTGGAGAACACAAAGGAGTACATAAGTAGGGCTGTAGTTACAGTGGTTGATCATCTCGGAAGCGTCTCAGCTAATCTTGAATGTCGGCTTTTAAATACCAACTCTGTTTCTGAGACCGAGCTTCGAATTGACAGCTTGAAAGAG AGAATCAGGACATGGGAAAAGTACTCTCACCTGCTTGCTCTCAGATCACACTGTTGGAATGCCGACTTTCCCAGATATCACTGTCGCTATATATTACCGC CAAGTCCAGGTCTTCAGAGGACTAATACTACTGTCTCGAG GCAGATAGCTGCTAGGACTGCAGAATTTCAGACGGGGGAGGTGCCACTTTTCTTGTACACGCACAACTGCAAGCCCTCTCTAGTTGAGAACTCGACATCTGATGAGAGCTCGGAGAAAAGAAAGAGCTTTTCAATTCCAG TATTGCCAGTACGCGACGGGTTACCAGTAAAATATCAGCAtcctaattttcattttcag GAGTCTCCGAAGCTAAAACGTAGCATGCTAAGCTGGAAATTAGCTCAAAATAAAGATCTTCGATCAGTGTTCATTCGGCGGGGTAAAAGAACACTAGCATAA
- the LOC113693691 gene encoding probable protein ABIL5 isoform X2 codes for MNQQDSKSLAAENQEAETDEGTQFEKSLLELKDLCSHLRRAANYCETSFSNAKEKRTVVENTKEYISRAVVTVVDHLGSVSANLECRLLNTNSVSETELRIDSLKERIRTWEKYSHLLALRSHCWNADFPRYHCRYILPPSPGLQRTNTTVSRQIAARTAEFQTGEVPLFLYTHNCKPSLVENSTSDESSEKRKSFSIPVLPVRDGLPVKYQHPNFHFQESPKLKRSMLSWKLAQNKDLRSVFIRRGKRTLA; via the exons ATGAATCAGCAGGACTCGAAATCATTAGCTGCCGAAAACCAAGAAGCTGAAACTGATGAAGGGACGCAGTTCGAAAAGTCTCTGCTT GAACTCAAGGACTTGTGCTCTCATCTTCGCCGTGCTGCAAATTATTGCGAGACGAGTTTCTCGAATGCTAAGGAGAAGAGAAC TGTGGTGGAGAACACAAAGGAGTACATAAGTAGGGCTGTAGTTACAGTGGTTGATCATCTCGGAAGCGTCTCAGCTAATCTTGAATGTCGGCTTTTAAATACCAACTCTGTTTCTGAGACCGAGCTTCGAATTGACAGCTTGAAAGAG AGAATCAGGACATGGGAAAAGTACTCTCACCTGCTTGCTCTCAGATCACACTGTTGGAATGCCGACTTTCCCAGATATCACTGTCGCTATATATTACCGC CAAGTCCAGGTCTTCAGAGGACTAATACTACTGTCTCGAG GCAGATAGCTGCTAGGACTGCAGAATTTCAGACGGGGGAGGTGCCACTTTTCTTGTACACGCACAACTGCAAGCCCTCTCTAGTTGAGAACTCGACATCTGATGAGAGCTCGGAGAAAAGAAAGAGCTTTTCAATTCCAG TATTGCCAGTACGCGACGGGTTACCAGTAAAATATCAGCAtcctaattttcattttcag GAGTCTCCGAAGCTAAAACGTAGCATGCTAAGCTGGAAATTAGCTCAAAATAAAGATCTTCGATCAGTGTTCATTCGGCGGGGTAAAAGAACACTAGCATAA
- the LOC113693687 gene encoding proteinaceous RNase P 1, chloroplastic/mitochondrial-like isoform X1, translated as MASFTCPPLQQSRLQLLSFAHCNYSSALITFLNVSTTKHAFNQRFSPFLQVNAHVAPLEAKLPRNTHHNVSRNNHKAIGQNGSGVSSDSLRDRRIGESFQKSSHFDAAVADNVEKRVILKDRHAKTRLNPKSRTVTSPQFSSTRSKDGNTGKDVKKAQGNGKGTSKKERKPENEDQINRLEVERVGKASKKSKADTPGTVLRVGLDMCSKRGDVIGAIRLYDLARKEGINLGQYHYAVLLYLCSSAATGVVQPAKSGSGNRSLNPLGLSKEINSENKEGLDFNGFPAKVNNPVSFSNDSKLPYPQSLDEMVQFMKSDTEHANTDVMGEEGSGIQVTLDVKRSALKRGFEIYNNMLFDKVPMNEATFTSVARIAMSLGDGDLAFDIVKQMKELGINPRLRSYGPALSVFCNNGNVEKAFMVEEHMLQNGVCPEEPELEALLRVSVETGKSDRVYYLLHKLRTSVRQVSSSTADLIEKWFRSKVASRVGKRKLGQRLIKKAMENGGGGWHGLGWLGKGRWTVSRTSVGSDGLCRCCGEKLVTIDLDPAETEHFARSVTSLAIQRDKNSNFEKFQKWLDYYGPFEAVVDGANIGLYTQRKFKPSKVNAVVNGLRQMLPSKKWPLIVLHNRRLTGDKMNEPVNRALIEKWKNADALYATPTGSNDDWYWLYAAIKFKCLIVTNDEMRDHLFQLLGNDFFPKWKERHQVHFSFSETGPVFHMPPPCSVVIQESEKGHWHIPVVSEIETHGEGTWLCVTRSHPLKRGLDSSNVDKELHLPHGKGNQRSVGSQKRRQLKLEPTGHSSHDGSKQAPQKTYQNLKNILSSSLLADYRSITPQLEAAENCGGCIIDFQI; from the exons ATGGCCTCCTTCACCTGCCCACCCCTGCAACAAAGTCGACTCCAACTTTTATCCTTTGCTCACTGCAACTACTCTTCTGCTTTAATCACTTTCTTGAATGTTTCAACAACGAAGCACGCATTCAACCAAAGATTTTCACCATTTCTTCAAGTTAATGCGCATGTTGCCCCCTTGGAAGCAAAGTTGCCCAGGAACACCCACCACAATGTCTCAAGAAACAACCATAAAGCTATTGGGCAGAATGGTTCTGGGGTTTCCTCTGATAGTCTGAGGGACAGAAGAATTGGTGAAAGTTTTCAAAAAAGTAGTCATTTTGATGCAGCTGTAGCGGATAATGTTGAGAAAAGAGTTATACTGAAGGATAGACATGCAAAGACTAGATTAAACCCCAAAAGCAGAACAGTTACGAGTCCTCAGTTTTCGTCGACGAGGTCTAAGGATGGAAATACAGGAAAAGATGTCAAGAAAGCACAGGGAAATGGAAAGGGCACTAGCAAGAAGGAAAGAAAGCCGGAGAATGAGGACCAAATTAATCGGCTGGAAGTTGAAAGGGTAGGAAAGGCTTCTAAGAAAAGTAAGGCTGATACACCTGGAACTGTGCTGAGGGTAGGGCTCGATATGTGCTCTAAAAGGGGGGATGTTATAGGTGCAATTCGGCTATATGATTTAGCTAGGAAAGAAGGGATAAATTTGGGGCAGTACCATTATGCTGTACTTCTCTATCTTTGTTCTTCTGCTGCCACTGGTGTTGTGCAGCCAGCAAAAAGCGGTAGCGGTAATAGAAGCTTGAATCCTCTGGGGTTGTCCAAGGAGATAAACTCTGAAAATAAAGAGGGGCTGGATTTCAATGGTTTTCCGGCTAAGGTAAACAATCCTGTAAGTTTTTCAAATGACTCTAAGTTACCCTATCCTCAAAGTTTAGATGAGATGGTTCAGTTCATGAAGTCTGACACTGAGCATGCGAACACAGATGTGATGGGAGAAGAAGGTTCTGGAATTCAAGTTACTCTGGATGTCAAGAGATCCGCACTTAAAAGGGGATTTGAAATATATAATAACATGCTTTTTGATAAGGTTCCAATGAATGAAGCGACATTTACATCTGTGGCTAGAATTGCAATGTCATTAGGAGATGGAGACTTGGCCTTTGATATTGTAAAGCAAATGAAAGAATTAGGAATTAACCCTCGATTGCGATCTTATGGTCCTGCACTGTCAGTTTTCTGCAACAATGGAAATGTTGAGAAAGCGTTTATGGTTGAAGAACATATGTTGCAGAATGGTGTCTGTCCAGAGGAGCCAGAACTTGAAGCCCTTTTGAGAGTAAGTGTAGAAACTGGAAAGAGTGACAGAGTCTATTATCTGTTGCATAAGCTAAGAACAAGCGTTAGGCAGGTCTCGTCTTCTACTGCAGATTTGATCGAGAAGTGGTTCAGGAGCAAGGTAGCTTCAAGAGTGGGGAAGAGGAAATTGGGTCAAAGACTCATAAAGAAAGCAATGGAAAATGGAGGTGGCGGTTGGCATGGACTGGGCTGGTTGGGTAAAGGGCGCTGGACTGTTTCGCGTACATCTGTGGGATCTGATGGCTTATGCAGATGTTGTGGAGAAAAATTAGTCACCATTGACCTTGATCCTGCAGAAACTGAACATTTTGCCAGATCAGTGACTTCGCTTGCCATACAAAGAgataaaaattcaaattttgaaaaatttcaa AAATGGCTCGATTATTACGGACCGTTTGAAGCAGTCGTAGATGGAGCAAATATTGGCCTTTACACTCAAAGAAAATTTAAACCATCCAAG GTTAATGCAGTTGTTAATGGACTTCGTCAAATGCTTCCATCTAAGAAATGGCCACTCATTGTCTTGCATAACAGGCGTCTAACTGGAGATAAGATGAATGAACCTGTCAATCGAGCACTGATTGAGAAGTGGAAAAATGCAGATGCACTCTATGCAACTCCTACTGGATCAAATGATGATTG GTACTGGTTATATGCAGCCATCAAGTTTAAATGCTTAATTGTCACGAATGACGAGATGAGAGACCACTTATTTCAACTTCTGGGAAATGATTTTTTCCCTAAATGGAAAGAAAGACATCAG GTACACTTCAGCTTTTCCGAAACTGGTCCAGTATTTCACATGCCGCCTCCATGTTCTGTTGTAATTCAG GAGTCAGAGAAAGGCCACTGGCATATTCCAGTTGTTTCAGAAATTGAAACTCATGGTGAGGGAACATGGTTATGTGTTACAAGATCTCACCCGCTGAAAAGAGGCCTAGATTCTTCTAATGTTGATAAAG AGTTGCACCTTCCTCATGGCAAGGGAAACCAAAGAAGCGTGGGCAGTCAAAAGAGAAGGCAGCTTAAGCTGGAGCCAACAGGACATAGCAGTCATGATGGCAGTAAACAGGCACCTCAAAAAACATACCAGAATCTTAAAAATATTCTGTCGTCATCTTTGTTAGCAGATTATCGCTCAATCACTCCACAACTAGAGGCTGCAGAGAATTGTGGTGGCTGcataattgattttcaaatttga
- the LOC113693687 gene encoding proteinaceous RNase P 1, chloroplastic/mitochondrial-like isoform X2: MASFTCPPLQQSRLQLLSFAHCNYSSALITFLNVSTTKHAFNQRFSPFLQVNAHVAPLEAKLPRNTHHNVSRNNHKAIGQNGSGVSSDSLRDRRIGESFQKSSHFDAAVADNVEKRVILKDRHAKTRLNPKSRTVTSPQFSSTRSKDGNTGKDVKKAQGNGKGTSKKERKPENEDQINRLEVERVGKASKKSKADTPGTVLRVGLDMCSKRGDVIGAIRLYDLARKEGINLGQYHYAVLLYLCSSAATGVVQPAKSGSGNRSLNPLGLSKEINSENKEGLDFNGFPAKVNNPVSFSNDSKLPYPQSLDEMVQFMKSDTEHANTDVMGEEGSGIQVTLDVKRSALKRGFEIYNNMLFDKVPMNEATFTSVARIAMSLGDGDLAFDIVKQMKELGINPRLRSYGPALSVFCNNGNVEKAFMVEEHMLQNGVCPEEPELEALLRVSVETGKSDRVYYLLHKLRTSVRQVSSSTADLIEKWFRSKVASRVGKRKLGQRLIKKAMENGGGGWHGLGWLGKGRWTVSRTSVGSDGLCRCCGEKLVTIDLDPAETEHFARSVTSLAIQRDKNSNFEKFQKWLDYYGPFEAVVDGANIGLYTQRKFKPSKVNAVVNGLRQMLPSKKWPLIVLHNRRLTGDKMNEPVNRALIEKWKNADALYATPTGSNDDWYWLYAAIKFKCLIVTNDEMRDHLFQLLGNDFFPKWKERHQVHFSFSETGPVFHMPPPCSVVIQESEKGHWHIPVVSEIETHGEGTWLCVTRSHPLKRGLDSSNVDKDSEL; this comes from the exons ATGGCCTCCTTCACCTGCCCACCCCTGCAACAAAGTCGACTCCAACTTTTATCCTTTGCTCACTGCAACTACTCTTCTGCTTTAATCACTTTCTTGAATGTTTCAACAACGAAGCACGCATTCAACCAAAGATTTTCACCATTTCTTCAAGTTAATGCGCATGTTGCCCCCTTGGAAGCAAAGTTGCCCAGGAACACCCACCACAATGTCTCAAGAAACAACCATAAAGCTATTGGGCAGAATGGTTCTGGGGTTTCCTCTGATAGTCTGAGGGACAGAAGAATTGGTGAAAGTTTTCAAAAAAGTAGTCATTTTGATGCAGCTGTAGCGGATAATGTTGAGAAAAGAGTTATACTGAAGGATAGACATGCAAAGACTAGATTAAACCCCAAAAGCAGAACAGTTACGAGTCCTCAGTTTTCGTCGACGAGGTCTAAGGATGGAAATACAGGAAAAGATGTCAAGAAAGCACAGGGAAATGGAAAGGGCACTAGCAAGAAGGAAAGAAAGCCGGAGAATGAGGACCAAATTAATCGGCTGGAAGTTGAAAGGGTAGGAAAGGCTTCTAAGAAAAGTAAGGCTGATACACCTGGAACTGTGCTGAGGGTAGGGCTCGATATGTGCTCTAAAAGGGGGGATGTTATAGGTGCAATTCGGCTATATGATTTAGCTAGGAAAGAAGGGATAAATTTGGGGCAGTACCATTATGCTGTACTTCTCTATCTTTGTTCTTCTGCTGCCACTGGTGTTGTGCAGCCAGCAAAAAGCGGTAGCGGTAATAGAAGCTTGAATCCTCTGGGGTTGTCCAAGGAGATAAACTCTGAAAATAAAGAGGGGCTGGATTTCAATGGTTTTCCGGCTAAGGTAAACAATCCTGTAAGTTTTTCAAATGACTCTAAGTTACCCTATCCTCAAAGTTTAGATGAGATGGTTCAGTTCATGAAGTCTGACACTGAGCATGCGAACACAGATGTGATGGGAGAAGAAGGTTCTGGAATTCAAGTTACTCTGGATGTCAAGAGATCCGCACTTAAAAGGGGATTTGAAATATATAATAACATGCTTTTTGATAAGGTTCCAATGAATGAAGCGACATTTACATCTGTGGCTAGAATTGCAATGTCATTAGGAGATGGAGACTTGGCCTTTGATATTGTAAAGCAAATGAAAGAATTAGGAATTAACCCTCGATTGCGATCTTATGGTCCTGCACTGTCAGTTTTCTGCAACAATGGAAATGTTGAGAAAGCGTTTATGGTTGAAGAACATATGTTGCAGAATGGTGTCTGTCCAGAGGAGCCAGAACTTGAAGCCCTTTTGAGAGTAAGTGTAGAAACTGGAAAGAGTGACAGAGTCTATTATCTGTTGCATAAGCTAAGAACAAGCGTTAGGCAGGTCTCGTCTTCTACTGCAGATTTGATCGAGAAGTGGTTCAGGAGCAAGGTAGCTTCAAGAGTGGGGAAGAGGAAATTGGGTCAAAGACTCATAAAGAAAGCAATGGAAAATGGAGGTGGCGGTTGGCATGGACTGGGCTGGTTGGGTAAAGGGCGCTGGACTGTTTCGCGTACATCTGTGGGATCTGATGGCTTATGCAGATGTTGTGGAGAAAAATTAGTCACCATTGACCTTGATCCTGCAGAAACTGAACATTTTGCCAGATCAGTGACTTCGCTTGCCATACAAAGAgataaaaattcaaattttgaaaaatttcaa AAATGGCTCGATTATTACGGACCGTTTGAAGCAGTCGTAGATGGAGCAAATATTGGCCTTTACACTCAAAGAAAATTTAAACCATCCAAG GTTAATGCAGTTGTTAATGGACTTCGTCAAATGCTTCCATCTAAGAAATGGCCACTCATTGTCTTGCATAACAGGCGTCTAACTGGAGATAAGATGAATGAACCTGTCAATCGAGCACTGATTGAGAAGTGGAAAAATGCAGATGCACTCTATGCAACTCCTACTGGATCAAATGATGATTG GTACTGGTTATATGCAGCCATCAAGTTTAAATGCTTAATTGTCACGAATGACGAGATGAGAGACCACTTATTTCAACTTCTGGGAAATGATTTTTTCCCTAAATGGAAAGAAAGACATCAG GTACACTTCAGCTTTTCCGAAACTGGTCCAGTATTTCACATGCCGCCTCCATGTTCTGTTGTAATTCAG GAGTCAGAGAAAGGCCACTGGCATATTCCAGTTGTTTCAGAAATTGAAACTCATGGTGAGGGAACATGGTTATGTGTTACAAGATCTCACCCGCTGAAAAGAGGCCTAGATTCTTCTAATGTTGATAAAG ACTCCGAGCTTTGA
- the LOC113691874 gene encoding uncharacterized protein, with translation MGFGNKTLGNPPVLARTRSLLCSTMASSTSRVLSRLSSRLQPVALKLGGNKKASIPASISSSTASQSAAKRSSWISRLPVELSGAETMLPLHSAIASARLTSSLSIESRLWGLVPQGISLPL, from the exons ATGGGTTTTGGTAACAAAACCCTCGGAAACCCTCCTGTTCTTGCTCGAACACGCTCTCTGCTTTGTTCCACAATGGCATCTTCTACTTCTCGGGTGCTATCGAGATTATCTTCTCGATTACAGCCTGTGGCTCTCAAACTTGGCGGCAACAAGAAAGCCTCAATTCCGGCCTCCATATCATCTTCGACGGCCTCTCAATCTGCCGCTAAACGCAGTTCGTGGATTTCAAG GTTACCTGTGGAGTTGAGCGGTGCTGAGACGATGTTACCGTTGCATAGTGCGATAGCTTCGGCTCGGCTGACGTCCAGCTTGTCCATCGAATCACGTCTCTGGGGATTAGTTCCGCAAG GTATTTCATTGCCTTTATGA